Proteins encoded in a region of the Mycolicibacterium duvalii genome:
- the kasB gene encoding 3-oxoacyl-ACP synthase KasB yields the protein MATPTTGSGLPDVVVTGMAMTTSVATDAEGTWKALLAGHSGIRRLDDPFVEQFDLPVRIGGHLLEEFDGELTDEENRRMSYPQKMATVLGRRVWANAGSPGVDTRRLLVSIGTGLGGAEALVFAYDGMRDEGIDSVSPLACQMYMPNGPSAVVGLERGAKAGVVTPVSACASGSEGIAQAWREIVLGEADIAICGGVEQRIEAVPIAGFAQMRIVMSTNNDDPAGACRPFDRDRDGFVFGEAGALMVIETEEHAKARGATILARMMGASITSDGYHMVAPDPNGERAGYAMTRAIELAGLKATDIDHVNAHATGTSVGDVAEGHAINLAMGGHRPAVYAPKSALGHSVGAVGAVESILTVQALRDGVVPPTLNLKNLDPDIDLDVVAGTARPGNYKYAINNSFGFGGHNVALAFGKY from the coding sequence ATGGCAACGCCGACAACTGGGAGCGGACTGCCCGACGTGGTGGTCACCGGCATGGCGATGACGACAAGCGTCGCCACGGATGCCGAAGGCACCTGGAAGGCGCTGCTGGCCGGACACAGCGGCATCCGCCGTCTCGACGATCCGTTCGTCGAGCAGTTCGACCTGCCGGTGCGCATCGGTGGTCATCTGCTCGAGGAGTTCGACGGGGAGCTGACCGACGAGGAAAACCGTCGGATGTCCTACCCGCAGAAGATGGCCACCGTCCTCGGGCGGCGGGTCTGGGCCAACGCCGGCTCCCCCGGGGTCGACACCCGGCGTCTGCTGGTCTCGATCGGGACCGGCCTGGGCGGCGCCGAGGCCCTGGTGTTCGCCTATGACGGGATGCGTGACGAGGGCATCGACTCGGTGTCCCCGCTCGCGTGCCAGATGTACATGCCCAACGGCCCGTCTGCGGTCGTCGGGCTGGAACGCGGCGCCAAGGCCGGTGTGGTGACACCGGTCTCGGCGTGCGCATCCGGCTCGGAGGGCATCGCGCAGGCCTGGCGCGAGATCGTGCTGGGCGAAGCCGACATCGCGATCTGCGGCGGCGTGGAGCAGCGCATCGAGGCGGTTCCGATCGCCGGCTTCGCGCAGATGCGCATCGTGATGTCCACCAACAACGACGACCCCGCCGGGGCGTGCCGGCCGTTCGATCGCGACCGTGACGGCTTCGTGTTCGGCGAGGCCGGCGCCCTGATGGTGATCGAGACCGAAGAGCACGCAAAGGCCCGTGGCGCAACGATTCTGGCACGGATGATGGGCGCGAGCATCACCTCCGACGGCTACCACATGGTGGCGCCCGACCCCAATGGCGAGCGCGCCGGCTATGCCATGACGCGCGCCATCGAGTTGGCCGGCCTGAAAGCCACCGACATCGACCACGTCAACGCGCACGCCACCGGCACCAGTGTCGGCGACGTGGCCGAGGGACACGCGATCAACCTTGCGATGGGCGGGCACCGACCGGCGGTGTACGCACCGAAGTCCGCGCTGGGCCACTCAGTCGGGGCGGTCGGCGCGGTGGAGTCGATCCTGACCGTGCAGGCGCTGCGCGACGGAGTCGTACCGCCCACACTGAACTTGAAGAACCTCGACCCCGACATCGACCTCGACGTCGTAGCGGGCACGGCACGACCTGGTAATTACAAGTACGCCATCAACAACTCTTTCGGATTCGGCGGGCACAACGTCGCACTCGCCTTCGGGAAGTACTGA
- the aceE gene encoding pyruvate dehydrogenase (acetyl-transferring), homodimeric type, translating to MTTEFVRQDLAQSSSGSGEPDRVRVIREGVASYLPDIDPEETGEWLESFDDLLERSGPARARYLLLRLLERAGEQRVALPALTSTDYVNTIPTELEPWFPGDEEVERRYRAWIRWNAAIMVHRAQRPGVGVGGHISTYASSAALYEVGFNHFFRGKSHPGGGDQIFIQGHASPGIYARAYLEGRLTADQLDGFRQEHSHPGGGIPSYPHPRLMPDFWEFPTVSMGLGPINAIYQARFNHYLHDRGIKDTSGQHVWAFLGDGEMDEPESRGLAHVAALEGLDNLTFVVNCNLQRLDGPVRGNGKIIQELESFFRGAGWNVIKVVWGREWDALLHADRDGALVNLMNTTPDGDYQTYKANDGGYVRDHFFGRDPRTKALVENMSDTEIWNLKRGGHDYRKVYAAYHAALDHKGQPTVILAKTIKGYTLGKHFEGRNATHQMKKLALQDLKDFRDVQRIPVSDQELEDNPYLPPYYHPGPEAPEIRYMLDRRRALGGFIPERRTKSKALPLPGPDTYKAVKKGSGKQEVATTMATVRTFKELLRDKNIGSRIVPIIPDEARTFGMDSWFPNLKIYNRNGQLYTSVDAELMLAYRESEVGQILHEGINEAGSTASFTAVGTSYATHNEPMIPIYIFYSMFGFQRTGDAFWAAADQMARGFVLGATAGRTTLVGEGLQHADGHSLLLAATNPAVVSYDPAFAYEIAHIIESGLARMFGEDPENIYFYLTIYNEPYVQPGEPEGLDVEGLLRGIYCYQPAAQKRTNVAQILASGVAMPSALKAAELLAEEWDVAADVWSVTSWGELNRDGVTIERERLRHPDKPAATPYLTEVLGQTAGPVVAVSDWMRAVPEQIRPWVPGTFITLGTDGFGFSDTRPAARRYFNTDAESVVVAVLQGLARDGNIDMSVAVEAARRYEIDDVMAAPEQTSDPGVA from the coding sequence TTGACCACCGAGTTCGTGCGCCAGGATCTGGCCCAAAGCTCAAGCGGCTCAGGCGAACCCGACAGGGTTCGAGTGATTCGGGAAGGCGTCGCATCGTATCTGCCCGACATCGACCCGGAAGAGACCGGCGAATGGCTGGAATCGTTCGACGACCTGCTCGAGCGTTCCGGCCCGGCCCGGGCCCGGTACCTGCTGCTACGGCTGCTCGAACGCGCCGGCGAGCAGCGCGTCGCACTGCCGGCGCTGACCTCCACCGACTACGTCAACACCATCCCGACCGAGCTCGAACCGTGGTTCCCCGGCGACGAGGAAGTCGAGCGCCGCTACCGGGCGTGGATCCGGTGGAACGCCGCCATCATGGTGCACCGGGCGCAGCGCCCCGGGGTGGGCGTCGGCGGGCACATCTCGACGTATGCGTCCTCGGCCGCGCTCTACGAGGTCGGGTTCAACCACTTCTTCCGCGGCAAGAGCCACCCCGGCGGCGGTGACCAGATCTTCATCCAGGGCCACGCCTCGCCGGGCATCTACGCGCGGGCCTATCTGGAGGGCCGGCTCACCGCCGACCAGCTCGACGGGTTCCGTCAGGAGCACAGCCATCCCGGCGGTGGCATCCCGTCGTATCCGCACCCGCGGTTGATGCCCGACTTCTGGGAGTTCCCCACGGTGTCGATGGGCCTGGGCCCGATCAACGCCATCTATCAGGCCCGGTTCAACCACTATCTCCACGACCGGGGTATCAAGGACACCTCCGGCCAGCACGTCTGGGCCTTCCTCGGCGACGGTGAGATGGATGAGCCGGAAAGTCGCGGCCTAGCCCACGTCGCCGCGCTCGAGGGCCTGGACAACCTGACGTTCGTCGTCAACTGCAACCTGCAGCGTCTCGACGGTCCGGTCCGGGGCAACGGGAAGATCATCCAGGAGCTGGAATCGTTCTTCCGCGGCGCGGGTTGGAACGTCATCAAGGTGGTGTGGGGCCGCGAGTGGGACGCGCTGCTGCACGCCGACCGCGACGGCGCGCTGGTCAACCTGATGAACACCACCCCTGACGGTGATTACCAGACCTACAAGGCCAACGACGGCGGCTACGTCCGCGACCACTTCTTCGGCCGCGACCCGCGCACCAAGGCCCTCGTGGAGAACATGAGCGACACCGAGATCTGGAATCTCAAGCGCGGCGGTCACGACTACCGCAAGGTCTACGCGGCCTACCACGCGGCGCTGGACCACAAGGGCCAGCCCACCGTCATCCTGGCCAAGACCATCAAGGGCTACACGCTCGGCAAGCACTTCGAGGGACGCAACGCCACCCATCAGATGAAAAAGCTTGCGCTGCAAGATCTCAAGGACTTCCGCGACGTCCAGCGCATCCCGGTCAGCGACCAGGAACTCGAGGACAACCCCTACCTGCCGCCGTACTATCACCCGGGCCCGGAGGCCCCCGAGATCCGCTACATGCTCGACCGGCGGCGCGCGCTGGGCGGTTTCATCCCGGAACGCAGGACCAAGTCCAAGGCGCTGCCGCTGCCCGGCCCCGACACCTACAAGGCGGTGAAGAAGGGCTCGGGCAAGCAGGAGGTCGCCACCACGATGGCGACGGTGCGCACGTTCAAGGAACTGTTGCGCGACAAAAACATCGGCTCGCGCATCGTGCCGATCATCCCGGACGAGGCCCGCACGTTCGGGATGGACTCGTGGTTCCCGAACCTCAAGATCTACAACCGCAACGGCCAGCTCTACACCTCGGTCGACGCCGAGCTCATGCTGGCCTACCGGGAGAGCGAAGTCGGCCAGATCCTGCACGAGGGCATCAACGAGGCCGGCTCGACGGCCAGCTTCACCGCGGTCGGCACGTCCTATGCGACACACAACGAGCCGATGATCCCGATCTACATCTTCTATTCGATGTTCGGCTTCCAGCGCACCGGTGACGCGTTCTGGGCGGCGGCCGACCAGATGGCCCGCGGCTTCGTGCTCGGCGCGACCGCCGGGCGCACCACGCTGGTCGGCGAGGGTCTGCAGCACGCCGACGGGCACTCGCTGCTACTGGCGGCCACGAACCCGGCCGTGGTGTCCTACGACCCGGCGTTCGCCTACGAGATCGCCCACATCATCGAAAGCGGTCTGGCTCGGATGTTCGGGGAGGATCCCGAGAACATCTACTTCTACCTGACCATCTACAACGAGCCCTATGTGCAACCCGGCGAGCCGGAGGGGCTCGACGTCGAGGGGCTGCTGCGCGGCATCTACTGCTATCAGCCCGCCGCGCAGAAGCGCACCAACGTCGCCCAGATCCTGGCTTCCGGGGTGGCGATGCCGTCGGCGCTCAAGGCCGCCGAACTGCTGGCCGAGGAGTGGGACGTCGCCGCCGACGTGTGGTCGGTGACCAGTTGGGGTGAGCTCAACCGCGACGGCGTGACCATCGAGCGGGAGCGGCTGCGCCACCCCGACAAGCCCGCCGCCACGCCGTACCTGACCGAGGTGCTGGGCCAGACCGCGGGCCCGGTGGTCGCGGTTTCGGACTGGATGCGCGCAGTGCCCGAGCAGATCCGGCCCTGGGTCCCCGGCACCTTCATCACGCTGGGCACCGACGGCTTCGGCTTCTCCGACACCCGCCCCGCGGCACGCCGCTACTTCAACACCGACGCCGAGTCGGTCGTGGTGGCCGTCCTGCAGGGCCTGGCCCGGGACGGCAACATCGACATGTCGGTGGCCGTCGAGGCCGCCCGGCGCTACGAGATCGACGATGTGATGGCGGCGCCGGAGCAGACATCTGATCCCGGAGTTGCGTAG
- the acpM gene encoding meromycolate extension acyl carrier protein AcpM, whose protein sequence is MAASQEEIIAGLAEIIEEVTGIEPSEVTPEKSFVDDLDIDSLSMVEIAVQTEDKYGVKIPDEDLAGLRTVGDVVAYIQKLEEENPEAAAAIRAQIQGDK, encoded by the coding sequence GTGGCTGCCAGCCAAGAAGAAATCATCGCCGGTCTCGCCGAGATCATCGAAGAGGTCACCGGTATCGAGCCGTCGGAGGTCACCCCGGAGAAGTCGTTCGTCGACGACCTGGACATCGACTCGCTGTCGATGGTGGAGATCGCCGTGCAGACCGAGGACAAGTACGGCGTGAAGATCCCCGACGAGGATCTCGCCGGCCTGCGCACCGTCGGTGACGTTGTCGCCTACATCCAGAAGCTCGAGGAAGAGAACCCCGAAGCTGCTGCTGCCATCCGCGCTCAGATCCAGGGCGACAAGTGA
- a CDS encoding ACP S-malonyltransferase translates to MLAFLAPGQGSQTPGMLAEWLELPGAAQRIAAWSDISGLDLGRLGATATAEEITDTAVTQPLVVAATLLAYEELRSRGVLTGDEDIIAAGHSVGEIAAYAIAGVISADEAVSLAATRGAEMAKACALEPTGMSALLGGDEEEVLARLEALDLVPANRNAAGQIVAAGALAALEKLAEDPPARARIRPLATAGAFHTQYMASALDGYATVADRINPAEPTVTLLSNADGRPVSSAADAMAKLVAQMTRPVRWDLCTATMKERGVTAIVEFPPAGTLTGIAKRELRGVPTHAVKSPADLDGLAEALRS, encoded by the coding sequence GTGCTCGCATTCCTCGCGCCCGGACAGGGATCTCAGACACCCGGCATGCTCGCCGAGTGGCTCGAGCTGCCCGGTGCCGCGCAGCGGATCGCTGCCTGGTCGGACATCAGCGGGCTGGACCTGGGCCGCCTGGGCGCCACCGCGACCGCCGAGGAGATCACCGATACCGCGGTGACGCAGCCGCTGGTTGTGGCCGCCACCCTGCTCGCCTACGAAGAACTGCGCTCGCGGGGTGTGCTGACCGGAGACGAGGACATCATCGCCGCCGGGCACTCGGTCGGTGAGATCGCCGCCTACGCGATCGCCGGGGTCATCTCCGCAGATGAGGCCGTCTCACTGGCCGCGACCCGCGGCGCCGAGATGGCCAAGGCCTGCGCCCTGGAGCCCACCGGGATGTCGGCTCTGCTCGGCGGAGACGAGGAAGAGGTGCTGGCGCGCCTCGAGGCGCTGGATCTGGTTCCGGCCAACCGCAATGCCGCCGGGCAGATCGTCGCTGCGGGGGCGCTCGCAGCGCTGGAGAAGCTGGCCGAGGATCCGCCGGCTCGGGCCCGCATCCGTCCGCTGGCCACCGCGGGCGCATTCCATACCCAGTACATGGCGTCGGCGCTGGACGGCTACGCCACCGTCGCCGACCGCATCAACCCGGCCGAGCCGACGGTGACGCTGCTGTCGAACGCCGACGGCCGCCCGGTGTCGTCGGCCGCCGACGCGATGGCCAAGCTGGTCGCGCAGATGACGCGGCCGGTGCGCTGGGACCTGTGCACGGCCACCATGAAGGAGCGGGGCGTCACCGCGATCGTGGAGTTCCCGCCCGCGGGAACGCTGACCGGCATCGCCAAACGAGAACTTCGGGGGGTTCCGACGCACGCCGTCAAGTCCCCCGCTGACCTGGATGGGCTCGCGGAAGCACTCCGCAGCTGA
- a CDS encoding DUF3052 domain-containing protein, whose amino-acid sequence MVSAGDPPNYARRLGIQKDQVVQELGWDEDTDDDIRADIEDACGGELLDEDADEVVDVVLLWWRDGDGDLVDTLMDAITPLADDGVIWVVTPKTGQAGHVLPAEIAESAPTAGLMQTSSANLGDWIASRLVQPKSKAAGRRT is encoded by the coding sequence GTGGTGTCGGCGGGTGACCCCCCGAACTACGCCCGAAGGCTGGGCATCCAAAAAGATCAGGTTGTCCAGGAGTTGGGCTGGGACGAGGACACCGACGACGACATCCGGGCCGACATCGAGGACGCGTGCGGCGGTGAGCTGCTCGACGAGGACGCCGACGAGGTGGTCGACGTGGTGCTGCTGTGGTGGCGCGACGGCGACGGGGATCTGGTGGACACGTTGATGGACGCCATCACGCCGCTGGCCGACGACGGTGTCATCTGGGTTGTCACTCCCAAGACCGGTCAGGCGGGCCACGTGCTGCCCGCCGAGATCGCCGAGTCGGCGCCGACGGCGGGGCTGATGCAGACCTCGTCGGCGAACCTCGGTGATTGGATCGCCAGTCGGCTGGTGCAGCCCAAGTCCAAGGCCGCCGGCCGGCGGACCTGA
- a CDS encoding PucR family transcriptional regulator — protein sequence MPDNRFIPPSSTVEVLESVPESTLRRLKQYSGRLATEAVQAMGDRLPFFAELEASQRASVQLVVQTAVVNFVEWMRDPRSDVSYTAQAFEVVPQDLRRRIALRQSVEMVRVTMEFFEEVVPLLARNEEQLAALTAGILRYSRDLAFAAASAYADQAEARGAWDTRMEANIVDAVVRGDVGPELQSQSAALNWDATAPATVIVGLPRRDRAEFSSDDVHEAAGRHHRAALTDVHGTWLVAIVSGGLSPTDRFLADLMKVFDDGPVVIGPTAPTLAAAHRSATEAIAGMNAVAGWAGAPRPVAARELLPERALLGDVTAAAALEADVMRPLSDAGPALMDTLDAYLDAGGAIEACARKLFVHPNTVRYRLRRIADFTGRDPTVPRDAYVLRVASTLGRLTRQTHQGTAQDLPSGELSGVARVTPRGPEDQ from the coding sequence ATGCCCGACAATCGGTTCATCCCGCCGAGCTCGACGGTCGAGGTGCTCGAATCCGTCCCGGAATCGACGCTGCGCCGGCTCAAGCAGTACTCGGGCCGGCTGGCCACCGAGGCCGTGCAGGCGATGGGCGACCGGCTGCCGTTCTTCGCCGAGCTCGAGGCCTCGCAGCGCGCCAGCGTGCAGCTGGTGGTCCAGACCGCCGTGGTCAACTTCGTGGAGTGGATGCGCGATCCGCGCAGCGACGTCAGCTACACCGCTCAGGCCTTCGAGGTGGTACCCCAGGATCTGCGGCGGCGCATCGCGCTGCGGCAGTCGGTCGAGATGGTGCGCGTGACGATGGAGTTCTTCGAAGAGGTGGTCCCGCTGCTGGCCCGCAACGAGGAGCAGCTGGCCGCGCTGACCGCGGGCATTCTGCGCTACAGCCGCGACCTGGCCTTCGCCGCCGCGTCGGCCTACGCCGACCAGGCCGAGGCGCGCGGCGCGTGGGACACCCGCATGGAGGCCAACATCGTCGACGCCGTGGTGCGCGGTGACGTCGGTCCCGAACTCCAATCTCAGTCCGCCGCGCTGAACTGGGATGCCACGGCCCCGGCCACGGTGATCGTCGGTCTGCCCCGGCGCGACCGCGCCGAGTTCTCCAGCGACGACGTGCACGAAGCGGCGGGCCGGCACCACCGCGCGGCGCTGACCGACGTGCACGGCACCTGGCTGGTGGCGATCGTGTCCGGAGGTCTGTCCCCGACCGACCGATTCCTGGCCGACCTGATGAAGGTGTTCGACGACGGACCGGTGGTGATCGGGCCGACCGCGCCGACGCTGGCGGCGGCCCACCGCAGCGCGACGGAGGCCATCGCGGGCATGAACGCGGTCGCCGGCTGGGCCGGTGCGCCGCGGCCGGTCGCGGCACGCGAGCTGCTCCCGGAGCGCGCGCTGCTCGGCGACGTCACCGCGGCCGCCGCGCTCGAGGCCGACGTGATGCGGCCGCTCTCCGACGCCGGTCCGGCGCTGATGGACACCCTCGACGCGTATCTCGACGCCGGCGGGGCCATAGAAGCTTGCGCACGGAAATTGTTCGTTCATCCAAATACGGTGCGCTACCGACTGCGCCGGATCGCCGATTTCACCGGGCGGGATCCGACCGTCCCGCGCGACGCCTACGTGCTGCGGGTGGCCTCGACGCTGGGGCGCCTCACCCGGCAGACCCACCAGGGCACCGCGCAGGACCTGCCGTCCGGGGAGCTCAGCGGTGTTGCGCGGGTCACACCTCGCGGCCCCGAGGACCAGTGA
- the kasA gene encoding 3-oxoacyl-ACP synthase KasA: protein MTRPSTANGGFPNVVVTAIEATTALAADIESTWKGLLAGESGIRILEDDFVDKWDLPVRIGGHLVDNVDSHMSRIEMRRMSYVQRMSKLLARRLWDNAGTPEVDPDRFSVVIGTGLGGGEKIVETYDAMNEGGPRKVSPLAVQMIMPNGAAAVAGLELGARAGVITPVSACSSGSEAIAHAWRQIVMGDADFAVCGGVEGGIEALPIAAFSMMRAMSTRNDDPAGASRPFDKDRDGFVFGEAGVMMIIETEEHAKARGAKPLARLMGAGITSDAFHMVAPAADGQRAGQAMKRAMETAGLSPKDISHVNAHATATPIGDTAEANAIRVAGVEHAAVYAPKSALGHSIGAVGALESALTVLALRDGVIPPTLNYETPDPEIDLDVVAGEPRYGDYQYAINNSFGFGGHNVALAFGRY from the coding sequence GTGACCCGTCCTTCCACTGCTAACGGCGGTTTTCCCAACGTCGTGGTGACCGCCATTGAGGCCACCACGGCCCTCGCGGCGGACATCGAGAGCACGTGGAAGGGTCTGCTGGCCGGCGAAAGCGGAATCCGGATCCTCGAGGACGACTTCGTCGACAAGTGGGACCTGCCGGTGCGAATCGGCGGCCACCTCGTCGACAACGTCGACAGTCACATGTCGCGCATCGAGATGCGCCGCATGTCCTACGTGCAGCGCATGTCGAAGCTGCTGGCGCGACGTCTCTGGGACAACGCGGGCACCCCCGAGGTGGATCCGGACCGCTTCTCGGTCGTCATCGGCACCGGCCTCGGCGGTGGCGAGAAGATCGTCGAGACCTATGACGCGATGAACGAGGGCGGGCCCCGCAAGGTGTCCCCGCTCGCGGTTCAGATGATCATGCCCAACGGGGCGGCGGCCGTCGCCGGTCTCGAACTGGGCGCCCGGGCCGGGGTCATCACCCCGGTGTCGGCGTGCTCGTCGGGGTCGGAGGCCATCGCCCACGCGTGGCGCCAGATCGTCATGGGCGACGCGGACTTCGCCGTCTGCGGCGGTGTGGAGGGCGGCATCGAGGCGCTGCCCATCGCGGCGTTCTCGATGATGCGCGCCATGTCGACGCGCAACGACGACCCTGCTGGGGCGTCGCGCCCGTTCGACAAGGACCGCGACGGCTTCGTGTTCGGCGAGGCCGGCGTCATGATGATCATCGAGACCGAGGAGCACGCCAAGGCCCGCGGCGCCAAGCCGCTGGCCCGGCTCATGGGTGCGGGCATCACCTCGGACGCGTTCCACATGGTGGCTCCGGCCGCCGACGGACAGCGTGCCGGGCAGGCGATGAAGCGGGCGATGGAGACGGCCGGGTTGTCCCCCAAGGACATCTCGCACGTCAACGCGCACGCCACCGCCACCCCGATCGGCGACACCGCGGAGGCCAACGCCATCCGTGTCGCCGGGGTGGAGCATGCCGCGGTCTACGCGCCGAAGTCGGCGCTGGGCCACTCGATCGGTGCCGTCGGCGCCCTCGAATCGGCGCTCACGGTCCTCGCGTTGCGCGACGGCGTCATCCCGCCGACGCTGAACTACGAGACCCCGGACCCCGAGATCGATCTCGATGTCGTTGCGGGCGAGCCACGGTATGGCGACTACCAGTACGCCATCAACAACTCGTTCGGGTTCGGTGGTCACAATGTCGCTCTGGCCTTCGGTCGCTACTAG
- a CDS encoding acyl-CoA carboxylase subunit beta: MTTIENRAPEASNESVDPRDPLLRLQTFFDADSVELLHERDKSGVLAAAGTVNGVRTIAFCTDGTVMGGAMGVDGCKHIVDAYDVAIDEQSPIVGIWHSGGARLAEGVKALHAVGLVFEAMIRASGYIPQISVVVGFAAGGAAYGPALTDVIVMAPDSKVFVTGPDVVRSVTGEDVDMVSLGGPDAHHKKSGVCHIVADDELDAYERGRRLVGLFCQQGIFDRSKAEAEDTDLKALLPESARRAYDVHPLIEALLDDGVPFDEFQGKWAPSIVVGLGRLSGRTVGVIANNPLRLGGCLNSESAEKSARFVRLCDAFGIPLVVIVDVPGYLPGVDQEWGGVVRRGAKLLHAFGESSVPRVTLVTRKIYGGAYIAMNSRSLNATKVFAWPDAEVAVMGAKAAVGILHKKKLAAVEDPAERETLHEALAVEHERIAGGVDSAIEIGVVDEKIDPAHTRSKLTQALAEAPMRRGRHKNIPL; encoded by the coding sequence ATGACGACCATCGAGAACCGGGCCCCCGAAGCCAGCAATGAATCCGTAGATCCGCGCGATCCACTGCTGCGGCTGCAGACCTTCTTCGACGCCGACAGCGTCGAGCTGCTGCACGAGCGCGACAAGTCCGGTGTGCTGGCCGCGGCCGGCACCGTCAACGGCGTCCGCACGATCGCATTCTGCACCGACGGCACCGTGATGGGTGGCGCCATGGGTGTCGACGGCTGCAAGCACATCGTCGACGCCTACGACGTGGCCATCGACGAGCAGAGCCCGATCGTGGGCATCTGGCACTCCGGCGGAGCGCGGCTGGCAGAGGGCGTCAAGGCGCTGCACGCGGTGGGCCTGGTCTTCGAGGCGATGATCCGTGCGTCGGGTTACATCCCGCAGATCTCGGTGGTGGTCGGCTTCGCCGCCGGCGGTGCCGCCTACGGTCCGGCGCTGACGGACGTGATCGTGATGGCGCCCGACAGCAAGGTCTTCGTCACCGGCCCCGACGTGGTGCGCAGCGTGACCGGCGAGGACGTCGACATGGTCTCCCTCGGCGGGCCCGACGCCCACCACAAGAAGTCCGGCGTCTGCCACATCGTCGCCGACGACGAGCTCGACGCCTACGAGCGGGGCCGCCGCCTGGTCGGATTGTTCTGCCAGCAGGGCATCTTCGACCGCAGCAAGGCCGAGGCTGAGGACACCGACCTCAAGGCGCTGCTGCCCGAGTCGGCGCGCCGCGCCTACGACGTGCACCCGCTGATCGAGGCGCTGCTCGACGACGGTGTGCCGTTCGACGAGTTTCAGGGCAAGTGGGCGCCGTCGATCGTCGTGGGTCTGGGCCGGTTGTCCGGTCGCACCGTCGGCGTGATCGCCAACAACCCCTTGCGTCTGGGCGGTTGCCTGAACTCCGAAAGCGCCGAGAAATCCGCGCGTTTCGTGCGGCTGTGCGACGCGTTCGGCATCCCGCTGGTCGTCATCGTCGACGTGCCCGGCTACCTGCCCGGGGTCGACCAGGAATGGGGCGGCGTGGTCCGCCGCGGCGCCAAGCTGCTGCACGCGTTCGGCGAGTCGTCGGTCCCGCGCGTCACGCTGGTCACCCGCAAGATCTACGGCGGCGCCTACATCGCGATGAACTCGCGGTCGCTCAACGCCACCAAGGTGTTCGCCTGGCCCGACGCGGAGGTCGCGGTGATGGGCGCTAAGGCCGCAGTCGGCATCCTGCACAAGAAGAAGCTGGCTGCCGTCGAGGATCCGGCCGAGCGTGAGACGTTGCACGAGGCGCTGGCCGTCGAGCACGAGAGGATCGCCGGCGGTGTCGATTCGGCGATCGAGATCGGCGTGGTCGACGAGAAGATCGACCCGGCTCACACGCGGTCCAAGCTGACCCAGGCGCTGGCCGAGGCGCCGATGCGCCGCGGCCGCCACAAGAACATCCCGCTGTAG
- a CDS encoding SDR family oxidoreductase, whose translation MSTLEGKSAVVAAGAKNLGGLISTTLAAKGVNVAVHYHSAASEQDADRTLAQIQEAGVQAVKVQGDLTVPANVEKLFDTAVDAFGGVDIAINTVGRVLRKPFTETTEAEYDSMFDINAKAAYFFLQQAGKRLNDNGSVVTIVTALLAAYTDGYSTYAGSKSPVEHFTRAASKEFGERGINVNNVAPGPMDTPFFYPQETPERVEFHKSQAMDNRLTDITDIAPLVVFLADEGHWINGQTIFANGGYTTR comes from the coding sequence ATGAGCACACTCGAAGGTAAATCCGCAGTCGTGGCTGCCGGCGCGAAGAATCTCGGCGGCCTGATCAGTACCACGCTGGCGGCCAAAGGGGTCAACGTCGCGGTCCACTACCACAGCGCGGCCAGCGAGCAGGATGCCGACCGGACCCTGGCTCAGATCCAGGAGGCCGGTGTGCAGGCCGTCAAGGTGCAGGGTGACCTGACGGTGCCGGCCAACGTCGAGAAGCTGTTCGACACCGCCGTCGACGCCTTCGGAGGTGTTGACATCGCGATCAACACCGTCGGTCGGGTGTTGCGCAAGCCGTTCACCGAAACTACTGAGGCCGAATATGATTCGATGTTCGACATCAACGCCAAGGCGGCGTACTTCTTCCTGCAGCAGGCCGGCAAGCGGCTGAACGACAACGGGTCGGTGGTGACCATCGTGACTGCGTTGCTGGCGGCCTACACCGACGGCTATTCCACCTACGCCGGTTCCAAGAGCCCGGTGGAGCACTTCACCCGGGCCGCGTCCAAGGAATTCGGCGAGCGCGGCATCAACGTCAACAACGTCGCGCCCGGCCCCATGGACACCCCGTTCTTCTACCCGCAGGAAACCCCCGAACGGGTCGAATTCCACAAGTCCCAGGCGATGGACAACCGGTTGACCGACATCACCGACATCGCGCCGCTGGTGGTGTTCCTCGCCGACGAAGGCCATTGGATCAACGGTCAGACCATCTTTGCCAACGGCGGCTACACCACGCGATAA